The Oxalobacter aliiformigenes nucleotide sequence CATTTCCCGAGCGGATTTGACCACTGAAAAAACGGATATTGCGAATACATCCGAACCCGTACCGTCCGGCGAACGGCACTTTCCGGAAAAAACCGTTCCGAACCGCCGGGAGTTGGCGGGTGGCTTGCCTTGCTGATCGTCATCCTGATTCTGGTGCGGCCGGTTCTGGAGGCAATATTCCAGTCCGCCGTTTTCAACCGGCAATGGCAGGAAAATCCTTCCATCTTGCATGACATCATCTGGAATCGGCACCGGCAGATCGTCTGGATCGTCTGTTTCATCATGTCGGCTCTGAGTGTTTCGGCCGGAGTGGTCTTCTGGAAAATCCGCCGGTCCGCCGCCGTCAGGTATGCCACTGCCGTCCCGTGGATTACCTCGCCCGGTTATTATGCCGTCATCATGTTCGCGTGGCTGCTTTTCAGCCATCCGGTACTGGCCATCGCTTTCGTCGTGCAGAGTAGGGAAAACCTGCTTATCTCCTTTATCGCGCCATTGTTCTGGACAACCTGTCTCCATGACTCGAAACGTGTCAGCGACACCTGCTGGTACCATGAATTCTGATCCCGCAGGAAAGAAGCGGGAGGGCCGTG carries:
- a CDS encoding DUF2569 family protein; protein product: MRTRTVRRTALSGKNRSEPPGVGGWLALLIVILILVRPVLEAIFQSAVFNRQWQENPSILHDIIWNRHRQIVWIVCFIMSALSVSAGVVFWKIRRSAAVRYATAVPWITSPGYYAVIMFAWLLFSHPVLAIAFVVQSRENLLISFIAPLFWTTCLHDSKRVSDTCWYHEF